CTGCCCCCGGAGTGCACGGGCGAACGCGTCGCCTGGCCCTCGCCCCTGCGCCCCGCCGTCCCCGCCCTGCTCGCCGCGCACACCGGCCGCCGCATCGCCGTCCTGGCCAGCGGCGACCCCATGTTCTACGGCATCGGCCGCGCCCTCGCCGAGGAGGCCGGCGACCGGCTGCGCGTCCTGCCGCACCCCTCCTCCGTCTCCTACGCCGCCGCCCGCCTCGGCTGGCCGCTGGAGGACACCGAGGTCGTCACCCTCGTCGGCAGGCCCGCCGCCCGTCTCGCCGCCGCCCTGCACGACGGCCGCCGGCTCCTCGTGCTCAGCGCGGACGCCGGCACACCCGCCGAGGTCGCCGCCCTGCTCCGGGACCGCGGCTTCGGGCCGAGCCGGCTGCGCGTCCTGGAACAGCTCGGCGGCGAGAAGGAACGGACGGGCGTAGAGACCACCGCCGACGACTGGGAACCCGCGCACCCGCCCGGCGACCCCCTCAACATCGTCGCCGTCGAGTGCCGGCGGGCCCCGGACGCCCTCCGCCTCGGCGCCGTCCCCGGCCTCCCCGACGAGGCGTACGAGCACGACGGACAGCTCACCAAGCGGTATGTGCGCGCCGCCACGCTGGCCGCGCTGGCCCCGGCACCCGGCGAACTCCTCTGGGACATCGGCGGCGGATCGGGCTCGATCGCGATCGAGTGGATGCGTACCCACCCCTCCTGCCGGGCGCTCACCGTCGAACGCGACCCGGTGCGCGCCGCACGCATCACCCGCAACGCCGAACGGCTCGGCGTGCCCGGACTACGGGTCGTCACCGGGGCCGCGCCCGCCG
The sequence above is drawn from the Streptomyces griseiscabiei genome and encodes:
- the cbiE gene encoding precorrin-6y C5,15-methyltransferase (decarboxylating) subunit CbiE → MTPAPPGPPHAVTVTVVGLGADGWRGVPDTSRAALRDAEVLIGGPRQLDLLPPECTGERVAWPSPLRPAVPALLAAHTGRRIAVLASGDPMFYGIGRALAEEAGDRLRVLPHPSSVSYAAARLGWPLEDTEVVTLVGRPAARLAAALHDGRRLLVLSADAGTPAEVAALLRDRGFGPSRLRVLEQLGGEKERTGVETTADDWEPAHPPGDPLNIVAVECRRAPDALRLGAVPGLPDEAYEHDGQLTKRYVRAATLAALAPAPGELLWDIGGGSGSIAIEWMRTHPSCRALTVERDPVRAARITRNAERLGVPGLRVVTGAAPAALAELPPPDAVFIGGGLTAPGLLDACRQALPVGGRLVANTVTLESEAVLAAAHRRHGGELVRLAVAHAVPVGGFTGWRQAMPVTQWAVRTTPLDTADHASGADR